The Pseudofrankia sp. DC12 region TCGCGGGTCCGCTTCGGGCATCCACCGCCCTACGGACGCCCGTGATCAGCTAAACACCGCGAACTTCTGCTTCATCCTTGATGTGACCAGATTCTGGAAAGTTGACAGAGACCGATCTCGGCGCCGAGCCGCCGGTTCCTCAGCGGAACTGGTCGCGCAGCAGGCCTGCGGGGCCCACCTGGGTGAAGCGGTCGGCCAGGTCGTCGGCCGGGGTGCGGCCGCGAGCCGGGTAGCGGTCCCGGAACCGGGCCACGGCCGCGCGAGTGCTCTCGTCGGCGCCCAGGCGGACCAGAGCGTCCTGCGCGAGGTCGACACAGCTGAGGGCGGCCCGGCGCAGCGCGTCGTCGCGCAGGCCGAAGGCGCTGGCCTGCCGCCAGCCTTCGTCGGCCCCGCGGCAGGCGGCCAGCGCCCCGGCGGCGGCGACCGGGTCGTCCAGTAGCGCAGTGGTCACGGCTACGGGCACCAGCCAGCCGTCGCCCGGCTGCGCGTCCAGGTAGCGGATCTCCAGCCAGCCGCGGGGGCGGACCGGCGGGAAGATCGTGGTCGAGTGCAGCACCAGGTCCTCGTAGGCCGGCGGACGGTCCGTCGGGCCGGCGCCGCGCAGCCAGTCGCCGAACGTCGTGCCGTCCCGCACGGCGACCAGCCGCGGCTGGCGGCTCGGACCGGTGCGGGAGCCAGGCCCATTGCCGGGTCCCCAGCCGGCCGAGGCGCCGGCCTCTCGATCGGCGTCCGGCCCGACGTCGATCATCATCAGGCGGGCCGCGAGCAGGTAGTCCGCCCAACGGTCGGCGAGGTCGGCCGCGGCCACCTGCATGGGGCCGACCTGGACCGTCCTGGTCGGGTCGAGCGACTCCCACATCCGGGTCCGGGCCGAGCCGAAGCCGGTCAGCGTGCCCAGCCGGGCCGGCGACGCGGCGAACATCGCGACCAGCACCGGCCGCAGCCGGTGGGCGAGCCGCCAGCGGCGGACGATGTCGGTCGGGTCGGCCCCCGCATCCAGGTTGACCTGCACGGACGCGCTGGAGCACATCATGATCCGGCCGGCGTCATGGCCGCTGGCCGCCCAGTAGCCAGCCATCGAGGCGTAGCGGTCGTCGGTGAGCCATCGGGTCGGCGGGCGAAGCGGGTCGAGCCCG contains the following coding sequences:
- the egtA gene encoding ergothioneine biosynthesis glutamate--cysteine ligase EgtA → MPTPGRPTTAPPGVATRPAGPSRLTTRRPTGPRGPRHRSLAGLTVDDVLRFAAGCLPARPGPRSVGVETEWLVVDRAASDAPVPPERTSAALATLLATGCGGAAVAGPSSTAPDGPGAALNVTGAVLNVTGAVLAGGSRLTFEPGGQLELSGPPLPLSAALDAVRADLAQVRAALADAGLALAGLGLDPLRPPTRWLTDDRYASMAGYWAASGHDAGRIMMCSSASVQVNLDAGADPTDIVRRWRLAHRLRPVLVAMFAASPARLGTLTGFGSARTRMWESLDPTRTVQVGPMQVAAADLADRWADYLLAARLMMIDVGPDADREAGASAGWGPGNGPGSRTGPSRQPRLVAVRDGTTFGDWLRGAGPTDRPPAYEDLVLHSTTIFPPVRPRGWLEIRYLDAQPGDGWLVPVAVTTALLDDPVAAAGALAACRGADEGWRQASAFGLRDDALRRAALSCVDLAQDALVRLGADESTRAAVARFRDRYPARGRTPADDLADRFTQVGPAGLLRDQFR